Proteins encoded together in one uncultured Sphaerochaeta sp. window:
- a CDS encoding DUF6675 family protein has translation MGKRVLTFCLVCCLGIGAIWANASEIRSALPQLSPEQYQALESGEMINEYALEGEPLTQYFVKGSESYRRAIEVQSIQDGFSVAAVSYIPYGETLKAMNKAERQLAIFNSLRAISTQEGLTYISWRAGNKPKLLIEKSSYMEDSKNLNNLIPDPVATVFPYSAQSYVYQRDTSFGGNRYLHTYTNSDKEIFVEIKNINTIRVLGIFTAVKKEQLTINMGTYQLDDGLLLYALTSIDGRDPVVSIFGLEVDLPSAFRRRIVALQNWFRDQLDTLENQ, from the coding sequence ATGGGAAAGAGGGTATTGACGTTTTGTTTGGTTTGCTGTCTCGGCATAGGAGCTATTTGGGCGAATGCATCAGAGATTCGTTCAGCTTTGCCCCAATTGTCACCGGAGCAATACCAAGCTCTGGAATCAGGAGAGATGATCAATGAGTATGCACTTGAGGGAGAACCTCTGACCCAATATTTCGTGAAAGGAAGCGAGTCCTACCGGCGTGCTATTGAGGTCCAATCAATTCAGGATGGTTTTTCTGTTGCTGCAGTGAGTTATATACCCTATGGTGAAACACTAAAGGCGATGAATAAAGCTGAACGGCAGCTGGCAATTTTCAATAGTCTGAGAGCAATTTCAACGCAGGAAGGGTTGACCTATATCTCTTGGCGTGCAGGAAACAAACCTAAGCTCCTCATTGAGAAATCTTCCTACATGGAAGACAGTAAGAATCTCAACAATCTGATTCCAGACCCTGTAGCAACGGTATTCCCTTATTCAGCTCAGAGTTATGTCTATCAGCGTGATACCTCTTTTGGTGGTAACCGCTACCTGCACACCTATACAAACAGTGATAAGGAGATCTTCGTAGAGATCAAGAATATCAATACTATTCGGGTATTGGGAATTTTCACTGCAGTAAAGAAAGAACAACTTACGATCAACATGGGAACCTATCAACTCGATGATGGCTTGCTTTTATATGCCTTGACCAGTATCGATGGAAGAGATCCTGTTGTCTCCATTTTTGGATTGGAAGTCGATCTCCCTTCAGCATTTAGAAGGCGTATCGTCGCATTGCAGAACTGGTTCAGGGACCAACTTGATACGCTAGAGAACCAATAA
- a CDS encoding undecaprenyl-phosphate glucose phosphotransferase, translating into MKSSNRTLLALKVFLDSLMILLSWLLAGYLRFYVIPGGMSNDFFIFLRISILVLAYTLFFLSKNGLYEEDLEHSWRKQTSKLVFSSFEGFLLLVITLYFLFPQKVSRLSIALHFFLLVALLVTERTIVSSYIKSCYRKGKYSRRILLVGFGESLLQYEKALHSTRVQGIKLVGQYDAQGSPIGGIKQLKNVTLREAVQETFPDLVVISYPPEEHTREKAAVAEGLDLLNEKVIMLPHLPESHIGTNISDFRWIPILTLNAAEINVFGRISKRVFDVLSCTVGVILISPLLAIIALLIKLSSPGPVIFKQQRVTRDEKIFTMYKFRSMRNDIPEDNTHWTEENDPRVTEIGRFLRKTSLDELPQLFNVIGGSMSLIGPRPERPALVERFNKEIPGYRMRHRVKSGISGWAQVNGWRGNTSLERRIEFDLYYIRNWNMIFDFKIILFTFFRGFVNENAY; encoded by the coding sequence ATGAAGAGTAGCAATCGAACGCTGTTGGCTTTGAAGGTGTTTTTGGACAGCCTCATGATCTTGTTATCATGGTTGCTGGCTGGTTACCTCAGGTTCTATGTCATTCCAGGCGGTATGTCGAATGACTTTTTCATTTTCTTGAGAATTTCCATACTGGTATTGGCTTATACCCTCTTTTTCCTCAGTAAGAATGGGCTCTATGAAGAGGATTTGGAACACTCTTGGCGAAAACAGACAAGTAAGCTTGTGTTCAGCAGCTTTGAAGGATTTCTCCTTCTCGTTATTACACTCTATTTTCTGTTTCCCCAGAAAGTAAGTAGACTCTCCATAGCTCTACATTTTTTCTTGTTGGTTGCGCTGCTTGTAACGGAACGCACCATAGTCTCCAGCTATATCAAGTCCTGTTATCGTAAAGGAAAATATTCTCGCAGGATTCTATTGGTTGGATTTGGTGAGAGTCTCTTGCAATATGAAAAGGCACTACATAGCACGCGTGTCCAAGGTATCAAGTTGGTAGGGCAGTATGATGCACAAGGGAGTCCGATCGGGGGTATCAAACAACTGAAAAATGTTACCCTACGTGAGGCAGTTCAAGAGACCTTTCCCGATTTGGTGGTTATCAGCTATCCTCCTGAGGAACATACCCGCGAGAAAGCCGCAGTTGCCGAAGGTTTGGATCTGTTGAATGAGAAGGTAATCATGCTTCCTCATCTTCCTGAATCCCATATTGGAACCAATATCTCTGATTTCAGGTGGATTCCTATCCTGACGCTCAATGCTGCTGAAATCAATGTATTTGGGAGAATTTCCAAACGTGTGTTTGATGTGTTGTCCTGCACAGTTGGGGTTATTCTTATCAGTCCTCTCTTGGCCATTATTGCACTACTGATTAAACTCTCGTCTCCTGGCCCGGTCATCTTCAAGCAACAGAGGGTGACGAGGGATGAAAAAATCTTTACGATGTACAAGTTCAGAAGTATGCGTAACGACATACCTGAGGATAATACGCACTGGACCGAAGAGAATGACCCGAGAGTGACGGAAATTGGACGGTTCCTCAGGAAGACCAGCTTGGATGAGTTGCCACAATTGTTCAATGTAATCGGGGGTTCGATGAGTCTCATCGGGCCTCGTCCAGAACGTCCAGCATTGGTAGAGCGGTTCAACAAGGAAATTCCAGGATATAGAATGCGTCACCGTGTTAAATCAGGAATATCTGGTTGGGCCCAGGTCAACGGTTGGCGTGGTAATACTTCTTTGGAGAGGCGGATTGAGTTTGACCTGTACTATATCAGAAACTGGAATATGATTTTTGATTTCAAGATCATTCTCTTCACCTTCTTCAGAGGGTTTGTCAATGAGAATGCGTACTAG
- a CDS encoding Trp family transcriptional regulator, producing MDTEYKDLIEVFSATNNPEDMAKLFEEMLTPSERKAILLRWNLMKDLYQGLPQREIASSYGISLCKITRGSKILKQKDSYCKKILSDRYDDHLHI from the coding sequence ATGGATACTGAATATAAGGATTTGATCGAGGTCTTTAGTGCAACTAATAACCCTGAGGATATGGCCAAGTTGTTTGAGGAGATGCTCACACCGAGTGAGCGGAAGGCGATTTTGCTTCGCTGGAATTTGATGAAGGACCTCTATCAGGGGCTTCCTCAGCGTGAGATTGCTTCCTCATACGGTATCTCCTTGTGTAAGATTACAAGAGGGTCGAAAATCCTGAAGCAAAAGGACTCCTACTGCAAAAAGATTCTCAGCGACCGATATGATGATCACCTGCATATCTAA
- a CDS encoding VIT1/CCC1 transporter family protein yields MSENTYSKKTMRVLLFLQQGELTEHRIYSFLASRVKDEHNSNVLRRIADEELRHAKIWQKLTGKEVRINTFKLWFYSFMAIILGYTFVLKKMEKGEDKATKAYRSLIAEVPQAKQISEDEDRHEQQLLAMLDEERLQYIGSMVLGLSDALVELSGTLAGLTFALQNTRLIALSGLITGISATLSMASSEYLSAKNSGEKNAAKSSMYTGIAYLFTVAFMVLPYLLLDSYMAALLIMLVVVIVIIMLFTYYTAVAKDLPFGKRFLEMALISLGVAAISFVIGILVKRFLGIDI; encoded by the coding sequence GTGAGTGAGAATACTTATAGTAAAAAAACAATGCGTGTTCTCCTGTTTCTACAACAGGGAGAGTTGACCGAACATCGAATCTACAGCTTTCTCGCATCCCGGGTGAAGGATGAACATAACAGCAATGTGTTACGCCGTATTGCCGATGAAGAACTCAGGCATGCCAAAATCTGGCAGAAACTGACTGGCAAGGAAGTAAGAATCAATACGTTCAAACTCTGGTTCTACAGTTTCATGGCAATCATCCTTGGATATACCTTCGTCCTGAAGAAAATGGAGAAAGGAGAGGATAAAGCCACCAAGGCTTACCGTTCCCTGATCGCTGAAGTACCCCAGGCAAAACAGATCAGTGAAGATGAGGATAGACACGAACAACAACTGCTTGCAATGCTCGATGAGGAACGCTTGCAATACATCGGTTCAATGGTTCTTGGTTTAAGCGATGCACTTGTTGAACTCTCAGGTACACTGGCTGGATTGACTTTCGCGTTGCAGAATACCCGTCTCATTGCCCTATCCGGCTTGATAACCGGTATTTCAGCAACCCTTTCCATGGCATCCAGCGAGTATCTCTCTGCAAAGAACAGCGGGGAAAAGAATGCTGCAAAGAGCAGCATGTACACTGGTATTGCCTATCTCTTCACCGTAGCCTTCATGGTTCTCCCCTACTTGCTTCTTGATAGCTATATGGCCGCCTTGCTTATCATGCTGGTGGTCGTCATTGTCATCATTATGCTTTTTACCTATTATACTGCAGTAGCAAAAGACCTTCCCTTTGGGAAACGTTTCTTGGAAATGGCACTCATCAGTCTCGGTGTTGCTGCCATATCGTTTGTGATCGGAATCCTCGTCAAGCGATTCCTGGGAATTGATATCTAA
- a CDS encoding aldo/keto reductase — translation MKYLEFNNLKLSQIALGCDHYGESIKEEIALKQLDIFADAGGNLLDTAHIYGQGKAGTLSSSELVLGKWMQDTGSRDKMVVASKGCHPYKEDMHRSRINKADMMLDINQSLDSLRTDHLDIWFFHRDNPEMPADEIIDMAGELVEKNLVRHLGASNWTTERIAQANTWAKKHGKPAFSMSEIQWSLAHCTPETWGDDTLVCMTEEQRQWYEKEAMPVMCFSPQAKGLFSKVIAGKTETLSDTAKRRFLTDINLALVPKVEKLTSQLHVSPSAIAMAYLTSQRNPTIAIAGSSKIAQITETLAGSDMILSEEQIAFLSEDLR, via the coding sequence ATGAAATACCTTGAATTTAACAACCTTAAGCTTTCGCAAATTGCCCTCGGGTGCGACCATTATGGCGAGTCCATCAAAGAAGAGATAGCACTGAAGCAGTTGGATATTTTTGCAGACGCAGGAGGGAATCTCCTCGACACTGCCCATATCTATGGACAAGGCAAGGCAGGCACACTCTCCAGCAGTGAATTGGTTCTTGGCAAATGGATGCAGGATACAGGGTCAAGAGATAAGATGGTTGTTGCATCGAAGGGATGTCATCCATACAAGGAAGATATGCATAGAAGCAGAATAAACAAAGCTGACATGATGTTGGATATCAACCAAAGCCTTGATTCCTTGAGGACAGATCATCTGGATATCTGGTTCTTCCATCGGGACAATCCTGAAATGCCAGCCGATGAAATCATCGATATGGCTGGAGAGCTCGTTGAGAAAAACCTGGTTCGTCACCTGGGAGCATCGAACTGGACCACCGAGAGGATTGCACAGGCCAACACATGGGCAAAAAAACACGGAAAGCCAGCATTTTCGATGAGTGAGATCCAGTGGAGTCTTGCCCATTGCACACCGGAGACCTGGGGTGATGATACCTTGGTTTGCATGACAGAGGAACAGAGACAATGGTATGAGAAGGAAGCCATGCCGGTCATGTGTTTCTCACCACAGGCAAAAGGTCTCTTTTCAAAAGTGATTGCAGGTAAGACGGAAACGCTCAGTGATACGGCAAAGCGCCGATTCCTTACTGATATCAACCTGGCCCTCGTGCCCAAGGTTGAGAAGCTAACCTCCCAGTTGCATGTCTCTCCCTCAGCGATAGCCATGGCATATCTTACAAGCCAGAGGAATCCAACCATTGCAATTGCTGGATCGAGCAAGATAGCCCAGATCACAGAAACTCTAGCAGGGAGTGATATGATCTTGAGTGAAGAACAAATCGCCTTCTTGAGCGAAGATCTTCGCTAA
- a CDS encoding permease codes for MTQSLTQVALFLFIIILAQILKRIGLFTEKEGSTLSSISLNITLPAAIVASFNTFTMDYSLLVLVAYGIGANILLATLSYLFMCKQSNSLKAYALLSGSTYNVGNFSFPFIQSLFGAQALVAASLFDLGNALMTTGLTYSLASSVSQGKRPETTDIIRKLFTSVPFITYLVMITLSFAHIRLPLFLQDWMVAIGKANPIIAMLMIGIMLDIHFEKSWIKYTLGLLTIRYGMGILMAWYFIVHTDFNQIIKTTLVFVVFSPSATSSVAFLEKLTDEKKLASFTSSLSVLASIASFTILSLLVT; via the coding sequence ATGACGCAATCCCTCACTCAGGTTGCTCTCTTTCTCTTCATCATAATACTTGCCCAGATCCTGAAGCGGATCGGATTATTTACGGAGAAGGAAGGGAGCACGCTGTCCAGCATTAGCTTGAATATCACCCTTCCAGCAGCTATCGTGGCTAGTTTCAACACCTTCACGATGGACTACTCCCTGTTGGTGTTGGTTGCCTATGGAATTGGGGCGAATATCCTGCTCGCCACCCTCTCCTACCTTTTTATGTGCAAGCAGAGCAATTCGCTGAAGGCATATGCCCTCCTAAGTGGATCGACCTATAACGTTGGCAACTTCTCTTTCCCTTTCATCCAATCCCTCTTCGGTGCCCAAGCCTTGGTTGCAGCCTCTCTGTTCGACCTAGGCAATGCACTGATGACCACAGGACTAACCTACTCCCTGGCAAGTTCTGTCTCCCAGGGAAAACGTCCAGAAACTACTGACATTATAAGGAAACTCTTCACCAGTGTACCATTCATCACCTATCTGGTTATGATCACGCTCTCCTTCGCCCACATTCGGTTACCCCTCTTTCTCCAAGACTGGATGGTGGCCATAGGAAAAGCAAACCCGATCATCGCTATGTTGATGATCGGGATAATGTTGGACATTCATTTTGAGAAAAGTTGGATCAAGTATACACTGGGGTTACTGACCATACGATACGGAATGGGTATCCTGATGGCCTGGTATTTTATCGTTCATACCGATTTCAATCAGATCATCAAGACAACCCTGGTATTCGTCGTATTCAGCCCAAGCGCTACCAGTTCGGTAGCTTTTCTTGAAAAGCTGACTGATGAGAAGAAGCTTGCTTCCTTTACCTCCTCTCTCTCAGTCTTGGCAAGTATTGCCAGCTTTACCATCCTCTCTCTTTTGGTTACCTAG
- the xylA gene encoding xylose isomerase produces the protein MEYFVGDQEYFKGIGKIAFEGKGSKNPLAFKYYDAKKMIGGKTMAEHLRFATAYWHSFCADGTDPFGSSTMDFPFRKSDPFANAVAKADAAFEFFTKLGTPYYCFHDVDASPDSEDAVTYEKTFHKIADELLARQKASGVKLLWNTANVFTHPIYMNGAATNPDFNVVARAAVQVKNSLDVNVKLGGQNYVFWGGREGYMSLLNTDMKREQDHLARFLTMARDYGRSIGFKGTFLIEPKPMEPTKHQYDYDAATTIGFLKEYGLDKDFKCNIEANHATLAGHTFDHDLLVSASHGMLGSVDANQGDSINGWDTDEFPTDVYATTMAMLVILRHGGLGSGGLNFDAKRRRNSTDLEDLFIAHIGGMDSFALGLEVAHKIIDEGLFDTFVKNRYASFDAGDGKKFEDGSMDLASLAAIGRNVQIEKRSGKQEYLNNLVNSYLFG, from the coding sequence ATGGAATATTTTGTCGGAGATCAGGAATATTTTAAGGGAATCGGAAAGATTGCGTTTGAGGGAAAGGGAAGCAAGAACCCTCTCGCATTCAAGTATTATGATGCTAAGAAGATGATTGGCGGCAAGACAATGGCCGAGCATCTTCGATTTGCGACTGCCTATTGGCACAGCTTCTGTGCAGATGGTACGGATCCCTTCGGTAGTTCAACGATGGACTTTCCATTCAGGAAGTCTGACCCATTTGCGAATGCAGTTGCCAAGGCTGATGCAGCTTTCGAGTTCTTCACCAAGCTGGGGACTCCCTACTATTGTTTCCACGATGTGGATGCTTCTCCCGATAGTGAAGATGCTGTGACCTATGAGAAGACGTTTCACAAGATTGCTGACGAATTGCTCGCAAGACAGAAAGCAAGTGGCGTGAAATTGCTCTGGAATACCGCTAATGTATTCACGCATCCTATCTACATGAACGGAGCAGCAACCAACCCTGATTTCAATGTTGTTGCCCGTGCAGCAGTACAGGTGAAGAATAGTCTGGATGTGAACGTGAAACTCGGTGGACAGAATTATGTCTTCTGGGGTGGTAGAGAGGGGTACATGAGTCTCTTGAATACCGACATGAAGCGTGAGCAGGATCATCTGGCTCGATTCCTTACCATGGCACGTGACTATGGACGGAGTATTGGGTTCAAGGGAACCTTCTTGATCGAACCAAAGCCGATGGAACCGACCAAGCACCAGTATGACTATGATGCTGCCACCACAATCGGATTCCTCAAGGAGTATGGTTTGGATAAGGATTTCAAGTGCAATATTGAAGCCAACCATGCAACCTTGGCAGGTCACACCTTCGACCATGATCTGTTGGTCTCTGCAAGTCATGGTATGCTTGGCAGTGTCGATGCAAACCAGGGTGACTCGATCAATGGATGGGATACTGATGAGTTCCCGACCGATGTATATGCTACCACGATGGCGATGTTGGTTATCTTGCGTCACGGTGGTCTGGGTAGCGGTGGACTAAACTTTGATGCAAAGAGAAGGCGTAACTCCACCGACCTTGAAGATCTCTTCATTGCTCATATCGGTGGTATGGATAGTTTTGCTCTTGGTCTTGAGGTTGCCCACAAGATCATCGATGAAGGATTGTTCGATACGTTCGTCAAGAACCGCTATGCTTCATTTGATGCAGGGGATGGGAAGAAGTTTGAAGATGGTTCCATGGATCTTGCATCTCTTGCCGCTATCGGTCGCAATGTTCAGATCGAAAAGCGCAGTGGGAAGCAGGAGTACCTGAACAATCTGGTTAACTCCTACCTCTTCGGCTAG